The Candidatus Latescibacterota bacterium genome includes a window with the following:
- the rpiB gene encoding ribose 5-phosphate isomerase B, translating to MKVAVGSDHRGYLLKERLKKMLAGEGHEVVDLGTGSTESVDYPDFGISVAEMTASGDVERGIVICGSGIGISIAANKVNGARAALCRTMDQARMTRRHNDSNVLALSEESQDDPDVEELVRTWLATPFDGGRHQLRVDKITGYENR from the coding sequence TTGAAGGTAGCCGTAGGATCGGATCACCGTGGATACCTCCTTAAGGAACGTCTGAAAAAAATGCTCGCCGGCGAGGGCCATGAGGTCGTCGACCTGGGCACAGGCAGCACCGAATCGGTCGATTACCCCGATTTCGGTATCTCTGTCGCGGAAATGACCGCCAGTGGGGATGTCGAACGGGGTATCGTCATATGTGGTAGCGGTATAGGCATCTCGATAGCGGCGAACAAGGTGAATGGCGCAAGAGCTGCACTGTGCCGCACTATGGATCAGGCTCGTATGACCAGAAGACATAACGATTCGAACGTGCTGGCGCTTTCAGAAGAAAGCCAGGACGATCCGGATGTCGAGGAACTGGTCCGTACTTGGCTGGCGACGCCTTTCGACGGGGGCCGTCACCAGTTGCGGGTGGACAAGATAACCGGGTACGAGAATCGCTGA
- a CDS encoding serine hydroxymethyltransferase, producing the protein MLYDENLFKYLEGTDPEIMETMRSELHRQQTTLELIASENFTSRAVLAALSNPMQNKYAEGYPRRRYYRGCKFVDKAEDLARERAKELFGAEYANVQPHSGTQANISAYMSFIEPGDTIMGLSLSHGGHLSHGHPVNFSGLFYKVVHYEVDPETKMLNYDTMEKLAVESRPKMLVAGASAYPRFWDWERLRAICDKVGAFMMADIAHIAGLIAAGVHPSPIPYADIVTSTTHKTLRGPRGGLILCPEKYAKAVDKFNFPGTQGGPFMHCIAAKAVCFKEAMSNEFKEYQKQVVANASKLADVMIEKGFDIVSGGTDNHLFLVDFTNKGLTGKEAAKTLHKAGITVNKNTVPFDQQSPFVTSGIRVGTPALTTRGMKEAEMAVVGELMAKVLDNMGDENAIEKTIEEVKAGTAELASRFPLYE; encoded by the coding sequence ATGTTATACGACGAGAACCTGTTCAAGTATCTCGAGGGGACCGACCCCGAGATCATGGAGACGATGAGATCGGAACTGCACAGGCAGCAGACCACACTCGAACTTATAGCGAGTGAGAACTTCACGAGCAGGGCCGTTCTTGCCGCACTGAGCAATCCCATGCAGAACAAATATGCAGAAGGGTATCCACGCAGACGCTACTATCGCGGATGCAAGTTCGTCGACAAGGCCGAGGACCTCGCGAGGGAACGCGCAAAGGAGCTTTTCGGAGCCGAATACGCAAACGTCCAGCCGCATTCCGGCACCCAGGCAAATATCTCAGCCTACATGTCGTTCATCGAACCTGGCGATACGATAATGGGACTCAGCCTTTCTCACGGCGGACACCTTTCCCACGGACATCCGGTAAATTTCTCCGGCCTTTTCTACAAGGTGGTCCACTACGAGGTCGATCCCGAGACGAAGATGCTCAATTACGATACGATGGAGAAGTTGGCAGTCGAGAGCAGGCCGAAGATGCTCGTGGCTGGAGCCAGCGCCTATCCCCGGTTTTGGGACTGGGAGAGGCTTCGCGCTATCTGTGACAAGGTAGGAGCCTTCATGATGGCCGATATCGCTCACATCGCCGGATTGATCGCGGCCGGAGTGCATCCGAGCCCCATACCCTACGCCGATATCGTTACTTCTACAACACACAAGACCCTTCGCGGGCCTAGAGGCGGACTCATCCTCTGTCCCGAGAAGTACGCGAAAGCGGTCGACAAGTTCAATTTTCCAGGGACCCAGGGCGGACCCTTCATGCACTGCATCGCCGCCAAGGCGGTCTGTTTCAAAGAGGCCATGAGCAATGAGTTCAAAGAGTATCAGAAGCAAGTCGTCGCGAATGCAAGCAAGCTTGCCGACGTCATGATAGAAAAGGGATTCGATATCGTAAGCGGTGGGACGGACAACCACCTCTTCCTTGTCGACTTTACGAATAAGGGACTTACCGGCAAGGAAGCGGCCAAGACCCTGCACAAGGCCGGTATCACAGTGAACAAGAATACGGTACCTTTCGACCAGCAGTCGCCGTTCGTCACTTCGGGCATCAGGGTCGGGACTCCTGCTCTTACCACCCGCGGGATGAAAGAGGCTGAAATGGCCGTGGTCGGCGAGCTTATGGCGAAGGTCCTCGATAACATGGGCGACGAAAATGCTATCGAAAAGACGATCGAAGAGGTAAAGGCGGGGACAGCTGAACTGGCTTCGCGTTTTCCTCTGTATGAATAG
- a CDS encoding cytidine/deoxycytidylate deaminase family protein, whose amino-acid sequence MDEKIMGRKTIKRPTWDEYFMKITHLVAERSTCLRRRVGAVIVKDKKILSTGYNGAPKGLAHCLELGCLRDELGIPSGERHELCRGAHAEQNALIQAAGSGSSMDGATMYCTNSPCSTCTKMIINAGIRRLVLGAEYPDQLGKDLIRESGIETVYISLEPGEG is encoded by the coding sequence ATGGATGAAAAAATAATGGGAAGAAAGACAATAAAGAGACCCACCTGGGATGAGTATTTCATGAAGATCACTCATCTTGTCGCCGAACGCTCGACCTGTCTCAGGCGAAGGGTGGGCGCGGTGATCGTGAAGGACAAAAAGATCCTGTCGACGGGCTACAATGGTGCGCCGAAGGGATTGGCGCATTGTCTGGAACTGGGGTGTCTTAGAGACGAGCTGGGTATACCTTCCGGAGAGAGGCACGAACTCTGCCGGGGCGCCCATGCCGAGCAGAATGCCCTTATCCAGGCGGCCGGCAGCGGTTCCTCTATGGATGGAGCCACCATGTACTGTACCAATTCCCCATGTTCGACATGTACCAAGATGATAATCAACGCGGGGATCAGGAGACTTGTTCTGGGCGCGGAATATCCCGACCAGCTCGGCAAGGACCTTATACGTGAATCGGGGATTGAAACCGTTTACATCTCGCTCGAACCCGGGGAAGGATAA
- the nrdR gene encoding transcriptional regulator NrdR: MRCPACGHEEDKVVDSRSTKENSAIRRRRECIACGNRFTTYEYVEHRPVMVVKKDGRREHYSRDKIMNGLLRACEKRSVPAETLENLVDEVEKAVTGRVRDEIPTQELGNEVMTRLAGIDQVAYVRFASVYRDFKDINQFLAELKGLLETKE; encoded by the coding sequence ATGCGTTGTCCCGCCTGTGGTCATGAAGAGGACAAGGTAGTCGACAGCAGGTCGACCAAAGAGAACTCCGCCATCAGAAGGCGCAGGGAATGCATCGCCTGCGGCAACCGCTTTACAACCTACGAATATGTAGAACACCGGCCCGTGATGGTCGTCAAGAAAGACGGTCGGCGCGAGCATTACTCGCGTGACAAGATCATGAACGGACTTCTCAGGGCATGCGAGAAGCGGTCGGTCCCGGCCGAGACACTGGAGAACCTGGTCGACGAAGTCGAAAAGGCGGTCACTGGCAGAGTCCGCGACGAGATCCCCACCCAGGAACTCGGTAATGAAGTGATGACGAGGCTGGCCGGGATAGACCAGGTAGCATACGTCCGATTCGCCTCAGTCTACCGTGATTTCAAGGATATCAATCAGTTTCTCGCGGAGCTCAAAGGTCTTCTTGAGACGAAAGAATAA
- the tatC gene encoding twin-arginine translocase subunit TatC: protein MKEMGFLGHLEDLRSMLIWVLATWLGTSIVLWFFSGYVLDFLLAGIPVESLYFHAPVEAFMVRLKLSFISGFLVSFPFVLFRVWSFISPGLFKSEKKVIIPLILPASVLFYTGAAFAYWIMIPVVLEFLIQFGTEMLSPLISVDRYFEFVARLCFAFGIVFQLPLVIISLTSLGVISPRALLRQWRWVILLIFVTGAVLTPPDPASQLLMALPLVLLFLVSATLSLMIEKRRLGKSDEEDEDDGAP from the coding sequence TTGAAAGAGATGGGTTTTCTCGGCCATCTCGAGGATCTCAGGTCCATGTTGATATGGGTGCTGGCCACATGGCTCGGGACCTCGATCGTCCTGTGGTTCTTCTCCGGGTATGTACTGGACTTTCTCCTGGCCGGGATCCCTGTCGAGAGCCTTTATTTCCACGCCCCTGTAGAAGCCTTCATGGTACGGCTGAAACTAAGTTTCATAAGTGGTTTTCTCGTCTCATTTCCATTTGTTCTGTTCAGAGTATGGTCCTTTATCTCTCCTGGCCTGTTCAAGAGTGAGAAGAAGGTCATTATTCCTCTGATCCTGCCGGCCAGCGTGCTGTTTTACACGGGAGCGGCTTTCGCTTACTGGATAATGATCCCGGTCGTACTGGAATTCCTTATCCAGTTCGGTACCGAGATGCTTTCTCCATTGATCTCGGTCGATAGATATTTCGAATTCGTCGCACGGCTCTGTTTCGCTTTTGGTATAGTCTTTCAACTGCCCCTCGTGATCATATCCCTGACTTCTCTCGGAGTAATATCTCCGAGAGCGCTGCTTCGGCAGTGGAGATGGGTGATCCTCCTGATTTTCGTGACGGGTGCTGTCCTGACACCCCCGGATCCCGCGTCACAGCTGCTGATGGCCCTGCCGCTCGTCCTTCTTTTCCTGGTGAGCGCCACTCTGTCGCTCATGATCGAGAAACGCAGGCTTGGAAAAAGTGATGAAGAGGACGAGGATGACGGGGCGCCTTGA
- a CDS encoding polyprenyl synthetase family protein, protein MEPTDNDRCNSFQDPVRSELDILEDRLRDTLHSDIPLIDDICRHINKTPGKRLRPNILFLASRSTGGEKSAALTAGMAVELIHTATLIHDDIIDNHLVRRGEQTVYAKWGNNIATIMGDFLYSRAFTSLSEAGLHELMAILARATNIMSVGEMLQFQQAGQIDIDEARYMDMIYGKTASLFSASSECGAVIGTDGNGNGTRESYSGFGKNIGLAFQITDDLFDYIAVDELIGKPVASDFTDGRVTLPFITAFRNAPDLKKKRVSELFHVGVKEDGDWGEIVSFVQSYGGVEYSLNKARELGEKAKDSLSSISPSRERDALCYAADYITERVLPFSA, encoded by the coding sequence ATGGAGCCGACCGACAATGATAGATGTAATAGTTTTCAGGATCCGGTGAGGAGTGAACTCGACATCCTGGAAGACCGGCTTCGGGATACGCTGCATTCCGATATCCCCCTGATCGACGACATATGTAGACATATCAACAAGACCCCCGGGAAGCGGCTGCGTCCAAATATCCTCTTTCTGGCATCGCGAAGTACCGGAGGAGAGAAATCGGCAGCGCTGACGGCCGGGATGGCTGTCGAATTGATCCATACCGCAACATTGATACATGACGATATCATAGATAATCATCTCGTGCGGCGAGGTGAGCAGACGGTATATGCAAAATGGGGAAACAACATCGCCACGATCATGGGTGATTTTTTATACTCCAGAGCGTTCACCAGCCTCAGTGAAGCAGGATTGCATGAGTTGATGGCGATCCTGGCAAGGGCGACCAATATAATGAGTGTCGGAGAGATGCTCCAGTTCCAGCAGGCCGGACAGATAGACATAGACGAAGCCCGCTACATGGATATGATCTACGGCAAGACGGCTTCTCTGTTCTCCGCCTCCAGCGAGTGCGGCGCAGTGATCGGTACGGACGGCAACGGCAATGGAACAAGAGAGTCCTATTCGGGCTTTGGAAAGAATATCGGACTTGCATTCCAGATCACCGACGATCTGTTCGACTATATCGCGGTGGACGAGTTGATAGGCAAGCCGGTCGCTTCGGATTTCACGGACGGCAGAGTGACTCTTCCATTTATTACTGCCTTCAGGAACGCTCCGGACCTCAAGAAGAAACGCGTCAGCGAACTTTTTCATGTGGGGGTAAAGGAAGATGGCGACTGGGGCGAGATAGTCTCATTCGTTCAGAGTTATGGAGGAGTGGAGTACTCTCTTAATAAGGCCCGGGAGCTCGGTGAAAAAGCCAAAGATTCATTGAGTTCTATTTCTCCATCGCGTGAAAGGGACGCGCTCTGTTACGCGGCAGACTATATCACCGAACGGGTCCTTCCATTTTCCGCGTAG
- the amrS gene encoding AmmeMemoRadiSam system radical SAM enzyme, whose protein sequence is MEALYYEKLPKNVVRCLLCPNLCVIEEGGKGRCRLRVNEGGFLQTQSYGMTVTAAVDPIEKKPLYHFMPGSEILSIGPNGCTLTCEHCQNWNISQEDCPVTYIPPDELAAHARSRGSVGVAFTYTEPLLWYEYLIDVLPLLREEGLKSVLVTNGYLNDGPAERIIPMVDGFNIDMKSFNDDFYRKYCGGSLEPVKRFVEAAAGAAHVEVTTLIIPGLNDSPSEIEALARWLAGISKDIPLHLSRFFPRYRMKDIPPTSSSTLKESWETARRFLDYVYIGNIFIEGTENTLCPDCGENLIMRSGYSTTVMIEGESCPACGKRIKGVLK, encoded by the coding sequence ATGGAAGCTCTTTATTACGAAAAACTTCCAAAAAACGTGGTCCGATGCCTTCTTTGCCCCAATCTGTGTGTGATTGAAGAGGGTGGGAAGGGGCGGTGCAGGTTGAGAGTGAATGAAGGGGGATTTCTTCAAACACAGTCATACGGGATGACTGTGACGGCCGCTGTGGATCCGATCGAGAAGAAACCACTCTATCACTTCATGCCGGGCAGCGAGATCCTCTCTATAGGCCCCAACGGTTGTACACTGACTTGCGAACATTGCCAGAACTGGAACATCTCCCAGGAGGATTGTCCCGTGACGTACATCCCTCCGGATGAGCTTGCCGCCCACGCACGCTCCAGAGGATCTGTCGGCGTCGCCTTTACATATACCGAGCCTCTTCTGTGGTACGAGTATCTCATCGATGTGCTTCCGCTTCTGAGGGAGGAAGGACTCAAATCGGTCCTTGTGACGAACGGCTATCTGAACGATGGGCCTGCGGAGCGGATCATTCCGATGGTGGACGGTTTCAATATCGACATGAAGAGTTTTAATGACGATTTCTACAGAAAGTACTGTGGCGGTTCACTGGAGCCTGTAAAAAGATTCGTCGAGGCCGCGGCCGGGGCAGCGCATGTCGAGGTCACGACCTTGATTATTCCCGGCCTGAATGATTCGCCTTCCGAAATAGAGGCTCTCGCACGCTGGCTGGCCGGAATATCGAAAGATATTCCCCTGCATCTGTCGCGGTTTTTCCCGAGATACAGGATGAAGGATATACCACCTACGTCTTCTTCCACTCTGAAGGAATCATGGGAAACGGCCAGAAGATTCCTTGATTATGTCTATATTGGTAATATATTCATCGAAGGTACAGAGAACACGTTATGCCCCGATTGCGGGGAAAATCTGATAATGAGATCTGGCTATTCCACAACGGTCATGATCGAGGGCGAAAGTTGCCCGGCCTGTGGGAAACGGATCAAGGGGGTATTGAAGTAA
- the rsfS gene encoding ribosome silencing factor, with protein MATAPKTLAKMMIRAAYDKMAEDIVLLNLKKISSYTDYLVILSAGSDTHARTIADHLRERFKKKDVILHVEGYESGNWILIDCFTVVVHIFRPDVREYYGLEKFWGDAEREEFPDGL; from the coding sequence TTGGCTACAGCACCAAAGACACTGGCCAAGATGATGATCAGGGCCGCATACGACAAGATGGCTGAGGACATTGTCCTTCTCAATCTGAAAAAAATATCAAGTTACACCGACTATCTCGTGATTCTCAGTGCGGGAAGCGATACTCATGCACGTACCATCGCAGATCATCTGCGGGAACGCTTCAAGAAAAAAGATGTCATCCTTCATGTGGAGGGTTACGAATCAGGTAACTGGATATTGATAGATTGCTTCACGGTGGTCGTCCATATCTTCCGGCCTGATGTCAGAGAGTACTACGGACTGGAGAAATTCTGGGGTGACGCTGAAAGGGAGGAGTTTCCCGATGGCTTGTAG